In Mycolicibacterium lutetiense, the sequence TGGCGGGGCCCTCCCCGCGCTCGTTCTGCATGAACACGAGATTCCAGATCTCGATATAGCGGTCTTCGTTGGCCTCGGGGCCGCCCTCGATGCCGTACTCCGGGCCGCGGTCGTAGTAGATCTCCGAACACGGTCCGCACGGCCCGGGGATGCCCATCGACCAGTAGTTGTCGACCATGCCGCGGCGCTGGATGCGCTCGAGCGGCAGCCCGGCGACCTCCTGCCACAGCGAGATCGCCTCGTCGTCATCCAGATAGACCGTCGCCCACAGTCTTTCCGGGTCGAATCCGTAGCCGCCGTCGCTGACCGGGTTGGTCAGCAGGGTCCAGGCCAGCTCGATGGCGCGCTTCTTGAAATAGTCGCCGAACGAGAAGTTGCCGGCCATCTGGAAGAAGGTGTTGTGCCGGGTGGTGATACCGACTTCTTCGATGTCGGGGGTGCGGATGCACTTCTGCACGCTGGTGGCGGTGTTGTACGGCGGGGTGCGCGCACCGAGGAAATAGGGCACGAACTGCACCATGCCGGCGTTGACGAACAACAGGTTGGGGTCGTCGAGGACCACCGAGGCGCTGGGCACCTCGGTGTGGCCCGCCTTCACGAAATGATCGAGGAAGCGCTTCCTGATCTCGTGTGTCTGCACGTTGTTCGTGTCCTCGTGTTCGTGGGTGGCTGGGGTTGCGCAGGCAACCACCAGTGAGATCGCTTTACATTACCGTTCTGCGCGTTCACCCCGAAAAGGCGACGAGGCGCACACCGCTGAGCCCGCCGGTCACGCCCCCAGAAAGCTCAGCCGCACGTGGCGCTGCGGGTTGTCGCGGTTCAGATCGACCAGCACCACGCTCTGCCAGGTTCCCAGCAGCGGGCGGCCTGCCTGGACCGGCAACGTCACCGACGGTGACACCAGCGCAGGCAGCACGTGATCTGCGCCATGGCCGAACGCTCCGTGGCTGTGCCGGTAGCGGTCATCGCGCGGCAACAACCGTTCCAGGGTATCGAGAAGGTCGTCGTCCGAACCGGCGCCGGTCTCGATGATGGCCACCCCGGCGGTCGCGTGCGGGACGAACACGTTGCACAGGCCGTCGCGGTGCGCGCCACAGAACGCGCGCACGGAGTCGGTGAGATCGACGATGCGGCGCCGCGAGGTGTCCACCTCGATCACGTCGGTGTCCATCCGCCCAGCCTACGAGGGCACCCGCCGGCCCATTGCCACCTGCGGCGCACCGGAGGAAGGTGGGAGTGGAACCGGTGGCGCCACCGGGGTGCCGCCCTGGCAGGAAGGGGTGGACCGTGTTCGCACGTTCAACCACGATCGCAGCGCGCACCCAGGCCATCAACGCCGGCATCGCCCATGTCCGCGACGAGGTCATGCCCGCCCTCGACACCATTCATGGCTGCGTCGGGCTGTCCCTGATGGTGGATCGGCAATCGGGCGACGGTGTCCTCACGACGGCCTGGCGGTCCGAAGAGGCCATGCATGCCAGCGCCGCCGCGGTGGCACCGATGCGCCATCGCGTGGTGGAGGTGTTCGCCGCCACCGCCACCGTCGACGAGTGGGAGATCGCGGCGGTGCACCGCGAGCAGTACTCCGGACCCGGCGCCTGTGTTCGGGCGACCTGGCTGCGAGCCCGCCCCGAGCTGTTCGACCGGGCCGTGGACTTCTACCGCACCTCTGTGCTGCCGGCGATGGAGGACCTCGAGGGGTTCTGCAGCGCCAGCCTCATGCTCGACCGCGGGTCGGGCCGGGCCGTGTCCTCGGCCACTTTCGACAGCGCCGAGGCGATGGACCACAACCGCGATCAGGCCAGGGCGCTGCGCACCGCCCGGCTACGTGATCTGGGCGCCGATCAGATCGCTGTCGGCGAATTCGAACTCGTGCTGGCGCACCTTCGCGTACCCGAGATGGCCTGAGGCGCACACCGATCGGAATTGACGACCCCGTTTACGCCGGTCCGGGGCGGGGTACTCCTCGTTCTGCCATGACAAGCCCTGGAGGAGAAAAATGACCATCACCGGCATCATCAGCGCGATTCTCATCGGCATTGCCGTCGGCGTGATAGGCCGCTTGATCGTTCCCGGCAGACAACCCATCGGCGTTCTCGTGACGATCCTGGTCGGCATCGTCTCCGCGTTCATCGGGACCGCGCTGGCCCGCAGCATGGGTATCCCGACGGCCACCAGCGGTGTCGACTGGCTCGAACTACTCGTCCAGGTCATCGTCGCCGCGCTCGGTGTGGCCCTGATCTCGGCGCTGATGGGACGCCGAAGGACCGGCATCCTGGGAACGCGACGGTCCGGACTGCTGCGCTGATTTCAGTCCGACCGCAAACGGTCCCGCCCCGCTTCTCGCGGGCGGGACCGTTTGCGCTGGGGACCGGTCCGTTCAGCGGCCCCCGAGCAGACCGTCGAGGCGTTCGTACCCCTCGGCCATTCCGCCCTCCATCCCGGAGGACAGCACGGCATCACGGGCCTCGATGTTGGGACAGATGGATCGCCCGCGCAGCTGACTGCGACCGTCGCCCAGGTCGTCGAACCAGACGTACTCGATGTTCACCATGTCTGGGGCGCCTTCGAATTCGAAGGTCTGGATGATGAGCTCGTTCGGGCGCACCACGTGATAGACGCCGTTGAACCCATAGTTACCGGACGCGTCCGAGTGCTGATAGCGATAGCCTCCGCCGGTACGGAAATCCCAGTGCTCGATCCGCATCTCCAGTCCGTGCGGCCCCAGCCACCGTGTGACCAGTTCGGGCTCGGCGTGGGCGCGGAACAGCGCATCGACCGGCGCGTCGAAGGGCCGGGTGAACTCCATCGCGAGAGTGTCGACGGGGGCAGTGAGATTGAGCGCGTTCGTCATTCCGGTTTCTCCTCGGGTTTGTCGTTTGATTTCGGTGTCATTCGGGCCAGCAGGTCATCGAGCCTGCGGTAATTGCGTTCGGCGTCGAGCCGATATCGGTCGATCCATGCGGTCAGTCCTTCCAGTGCGGCCGCGTCGAGATGGACCGGCCGACGCTGTGCATCTCGGGTCCTGGTGACCAGACCCGCCTGCTCGAGTACTTGAATATGTTTGGAGACAGCCTGTTTCGTGATGGCGAAAGGTTCGGCCAGTTCGTTGACGGTGGCCGGGCCGCGGGACAGACGTGCCACCATCGCTCGCCGGACCGGATCGGCGAGGGCCAGGAAGGCCCGATCCAAGTTCCCATCGACATCCCCATCGTGCTCCAATGGTCAACCTCTCCGTTGATCAACCAATTGATTGAATACCAAGGTAGAGCGATCCCTGGAGCCTTGTCAAGGGTTCGGACGGATGGAACTCAGCGA encodes:
- a CDS encoding secondary thiamine-phosphate synthase enzyme YjbQ is translated as MDTDVIEVDTSRRRIVDLTDSVRAFCGAHRDGLCNVFVPHATAGVAIIETGAGSDDDLLDTLERLLPRDDRYRHSHGAFGHGADHVLPALVSPSVTLPVQAGRPLLGTWQSVVLVDLNRDNPQRHVRLSFLGA
- a CDS encoding GlsB/YeaQ/YmgE family stress response membrane protein translates to MTITGIISAILIGIAVGVIGRLIVPGRQPIGVLVTILVGIVSAFIGTALARSMGIPTATSGVDWLELLVQVIVAALGVALISALMGRRRTGILGTRRSGLLR
- a CDS encoding SRPBCC family protein; amino-acid sequence: MTNALNLTAPVDTLAMEFTRPFDAPVDALFRAHAEPELVTRWLGPHGLEMRIEHWDFRTGGGYRYQHSDASGNYGFNGVYHVVRPNELIIQTFEFEGAPDMVNIEYVWFDDLGDGRSQLRGRSICPNIEARDAVLSSGMEGGMAEGYERLDGLLGGR
- a CDS encoding ArsR/SmtB family transcription factor; translated protein: MEHDGDVDGNLDRAFLALADPVRRAMVARLSRGPATVNELAEPFAITKQAVSKHIQVLEQAGLVTRTRDAQRRPVHLDAAALEGLTAWIDRYRLDAERNYRRLDDLLARMTPKSNDKPEEKPE